The following proteins come from a genomic window of Microtus ochrogaster isolate Prairie Vole_2 unplaced genomic scaffold, MicOch1.0 UNK1, whole genome shotgun sequence:
- the Sec13 gene encoding protein SEC13 homolog yields the protein MVSVINTVDTSHEDMIHDAQMDYYGTRLATCSSDRSVKIFDVKNGGQILIADLRGHEGPVWQVAWAHPMYGNILASCSYDRKVIIWKEENGTWEKTHEHSGHDSSVNSVCWAPHDYGLILACGSSDGAISLLTYTGEGQWEVKKINNAHTIGCNAVSWAPAVVPGSLIDQPSGQKPNYIKKFASGGCDNLIKLWREEEDGQWKEEQKLEAHSDWVRDVAWAPSIGLPTSTIASCSQDGRVFIWTCDDASGNMWSPKLLHKFNDVVWHVSWSITANILAVSGGDNKVTLWKESVDGQWVCISDVNKGQGSVSASITEGQQNEQ from the exons ATG GTGTCAGTAATTAACACCGTGGACACCTCTCATGAGGACATGATT CATGATGCCCAGATGGACTATTATGGCACCCGCCTAGCAACCTGCTCCTCGGACAGGTCCGTCAAAATCTTTGATGTGAAAAACGGAGGACAGATCCTCATCGCGGACCTCAGAGG ACATGAAGGGCCAGTATGGCAGGTAGCCTGGGCCCACCCTATGTATGGCAACATCCTGGCTTCCTGTTCCTACGACCGGAAAGTCATTATCTGGAAGGAGGAAAACGGCACTTGGGAGAAGACTCATGAGCACTCCGGACACGACTCCTCAG TGAACTCTGTATGCTGGGCCCCTCACGACTATGGCCTGATTTTGGCCTGTGGGAGCTCCGATGGGGCCATCTCCCTGCTGACCtatacaggagaaggccagtggGAAGTGAAGAAGATTAACAACGCTCACACG ATTGGCTGTAATGCTGTCAGTTGGGCCCCTGCTGTTGTGCCTGGAAGCCTCATAGACCAACCATCAGGGCAGAAGCCCAATTACATCAAGAAGTTTGCATCAGGTGGCTGTGACAACCTCATCAAGCTCTGGAG GGAAGAGGAAGACGGCCAGtggaaggaggagcagaagctAGAGGCACACAGCGACTGGGTTCGAGACGTTGCCTGGGCCCCGTCCATTGGCCTGCCTACCAGCACCATTGCCAGCTGCTCTCAG GATGGTCGAGTGTTTATTTGGACCTGTGATGATGCCTCAGGCAATATGTGGTCACCCAAACTCCTGCACAAGTTCAATGATGTTGTGTGGCACGTGAGCTGGTCCATCACAGCAAACATCCTGGCCGTGTCAGGTGGAGACAATAAG GTGACCTTATGGAAAGAGTCGGTGGATGGACAGTGGGTGTGCATCAGCGATGTCAACAAAGGCCAGGGTTCCGTGTCCGCCTCCATCACAGAGGGCCAACAGAATGAGCAGTGA